The region TCACCGTATCCATTCTTGCAACCGGCGCAAATACTTCTGTATAGTCTATCCCTTGTTGCTGCACATACCCTTTGGCCACCAATCGTGCCTTGAACTTGTCTACTTCTCCATCCTCTTTTAGTTTGGTCTTATAAACCTATTTTACTCCAATTTTCTTTGCACCGGCTGGCAGATCAGTAAGTTGGTGTTGTTCTTTTCTATGACCTTGATTTCAATATCCATTGTTGTCCTCCAATGTTCATATTTTACTACATCTTCAAATTGTACTGGATCtattgaagtaaataaaatcaagttaacATTTGCATCTTCTTCCTCTGAAAGTTCCCCAGTTACATAATCTCTTATCCACCTTGGAGGTCCTCTAACTcttctttcatgaaaaactgATGAGTCTCCCCTGTTCTCACCATGTTGAGAACTGCCACCATAATAACCTGGCGATGCCCTGCTATTCTCACCAGGTTGAGGACTAGATTGAGGACTGCCAAGAAGATTTTCATGAAAACTTGATGATTCTCCCCGATTCTCACCAGGCTGAAAACTAGCAGTTAAGTCTTCATTTGTATCTGCTCCATGTTCTAGTTCTTCAGGAATGTCTTCCTCATTCATGGATGTTCCAGTATCACCTTCTTCTCCACACTCTAAATCAGTCTGCCTCTATAACTCAACACCAGACTTAGCATATTTGTGGCATTGTCGATATGGACATTTGAGCTACAAAGGATTGAGGACTCTTCAAGCAAAGAACATGGTGCATGGGATACCTCAGTTCAAGATTCCATCAACAGTATGCGCTACCTGCATGATTGGGAAGTAGCATAGAGATCCCATTCCAAAGCACAACAATTGGAGAGCCACAAAGAAGCTTCAGCTCATCCATGCAGATCTCTGCGGACCAATATCTCCTGGTTTCTGATGTAGAGAATTTGTTAACAGCACAAACATCCTATTTGCTGTCATTTCAGTATGTATAATAAGCCCTTTCTCCGGATGATAGATGTTCATATATCCATGTTGAATGAGGATTGTCAACCCTTTGTCTTGAAGTTGACCAATGCTGAGAAGATTAGTCTTCAAATCAGGGACAAAGAATACGTCACTAACAACATGTGTAAGACCATTCACTTTTAATTTCACGTTGCCTTTTCCCAACACATCCATTCTTGTGTTATTTCCCAACTTCACCTTATGTCTGAAGTTCTCATTTATCACATGGAATAGGCTCTTGTCACCACACATGTGGTTACTGCACCCAGAGTCTAAAAACCAGACATCTTCCCTTCGAGCATGATTCATATCCACATATGACATGAGtagcatttcttcttcttctcctagTTCAGCGTAATTAACTTCTTTATCCCAGCTTGGACACTCATATTGAAAGTGCCCAAGCTTATGGCACTTAAAACACTCCACTGTTGCTTTGTTGTTGTAGAACTGACTGCTTCTCCCTCTGCCTCTCCCTCTGCCTCTGCCTCTGTATGCAGCACCTCGCCCTCGTCGTCTGGCATTGAATCTATCTTCAGAATTGGTGATCTTGAGTGCTTGTTCTTCTCCTGTGTGACGCTGGAATTTCTGCTCATGGACAATCAAGGAACTCTGGAGTTCATCAATTGAGAGTTGATCAAtatcttttgattcttcaattgaacagacaatataattaaacttttcaCTCAATGATCTGAGAATTTTCTCCACCACTGTAACATTAGTCATTCGTTCTTCATATGTTCTCATTTTGTTAGCAACTGTCAGCACTCTTGAGAAATACTCAGAAACTCCTTCACCAGCTTTCATCTCTAAGGTTTCATACTCTCTGCGGAGAGCTTGCAGATGTGATCTTTTGACTCTAGCACTTCCTTCATACTTCTTTTTCATTGATTCCCAGATTTGTTTGGAAGTATCCTTTACAAGGATGGTTTCCAATATCGTCCGATCTATAgcttgaaaaagataatttttcacCTTCATGTCTTTCAGCTTTAACTCATCAATCCTCTTTCGTTGCATTTCTGTCTGCTCTATGCCACTTTCAATCTCAACATAGCCATTTTCGATCAACCCCCAATATTCCTTAGAGCGCAAGAAATTCTCCATCAACATGCTCTAGTGGTCATAATGGCCATCAAAACGAGGAATGGCCGGCTGCACAAAATTTCCTTCCGGTGTCATATTTCTTTGCTGCTGCAAAGGCGACTCAAAGACTGCTGCTTTGATTTAAGTAgaaaggctctgataccacaaTGTTATAGAAAGTGACAATAATGCAGGATCAGAATCGAtgattttattgaaagaaaaaggttGGCTTTATACAGCCTTACATAATCTCAGCAGAGGAGATATTCACGTAGAAAATCATGCAAAATATAAACTAACAATCCTATAGACTAGGACTTATTAAACTGAATGCAAATCTTAACTACTTCCTTAACAGAAGCCTAAACTTTCTCTTCAATCACTACCAGGCTCCTTCCATTTGCCTATACATCGTatgagaaaatgaatttttgtcTTTACCATTCGTtactattttcttaaatataaaacCTTTTTTAATGCTCAACTTGGTTGGTGCTCAAGCTGCAGCTAATATGGGGTgctgttttcttgttttcactTGGCACGGTCCATTAGCGTTTATCCGGTGGAGATAGGCTTCCAGCTATGTCAAGGccagtttttttcttgttcattgCAGCACCAAGTAGGGCAAGCTTGACTTGGGAATCCCATAAATGGAGCTTTTGATACTGCATCAAAGATGCTCTTCTTTCTCACCCTCTTCCTGTTCACATCTCTGGTAAGGAAAATCTTAAAATGctgaattaattagaaaatgCGGCCAAGAAAATGACCGACTTTGGCACTGTTAATTACATCATAACCACACAAACATTATTCGTTGAGATTTATAATCCTGTGGTAGGACTTGGGAGTTGCGTGCTTTCATTGAatactaaattaaatatatatgaatatgaGGCAGGGACCATGCACCCACTAGGGTTTGGTCTTGgattttgtttgatattatgacAAAACCGTAAAGCTGGTGAAAGCTTGCCTGATTTCATTGTTATGTCTACTTATCTAGAGTTATTCATGCTGATTCCCTCAAACAAGAATTAATGGAGACCGGTGAGctattaatttctcatttcaTGGGATATTTCGATTATCTGACCCGACTAATTCTCCGAGATGGTAAATATAATCTACGCTAAGTAAAACCTTAAACTAAAGTTCACTAGCATGActgaaatataaaatcatttgcAGTGGTAAATGGTATCATCAGGATTCTAATCTTGATTCTTGCAGACCGAAACTATCTAATTCATTAATGGTGCAAAATTGgatctttctttgtttgcttGTGAATTTGCataatttaattctaatttatgGCTAATTTCTTGACATGTAAAGCACATCTGTAGACCTAATCTCTTCAAGAGATCCATGAGAAGGTTCAGTGTTGTGTGGTGGGCTTACTCGTTTCCATTGACAGTCGTTGCTCTCGCTTCAAGGGATTATGCAGAAGAAGTGAAAGGGAGGATCGCAAATGCTATAATGCTTCTCCTTTCCGGGCTCGCCATCTTGGCCTCGCTTAGTTTATCTGTGTTAAACTCTAAACTGCTTTTGCACGATAATGATCCAATCTCAAGTGCTCTTCTCAATCAATTGGCAACAACATCAGCAGGACCAGCAAGGCCAATAAGATTCAGAGCTTATTGATCCCAAGCagcttgaaattaaatttcacaCGCCTGTTGAACACTTGCAGAAAATGATGCtgagataaataataaaaaaaaaccatacttCAAAAGGTATATTCTATGAAGTATATAAACGTTCCATTAGAGAAACTTCACCGTATATCCCCATTTTCATAGGAAGTTTctgatatttttatctaaataaattagattagatttagttgatatgataaaataaaaacttgatgtAATTGAAGAGTGTGTAACtctgtaaaatataaatagttGTCTCAAGTGCATCGGTTGTTTATCTATTTGCCAGAGAGGAAGAGATGTTGCCTCCTTTGGTCCCATTATCGAATCCAAAAAGGTCATCTCACAGTCACTGGATTTATTAGTGTTTGAAATCAGAAGGTAGATACATGGATGACGCAGTTGCACACATACAAATGAGCCATTAGCTGTTGACCCTCCAACTAGATCCCAGCTGCTTCTGCCAGACATGATCCAGTTCTAGTTAGAATGCAGCTCGAACCAACTTAGTTGTGATTTCTTCCCCAAAAACAAGTGTAGAAAATGAACATTTAAAAGCCTGAAATAATGAAAAACCCAGATTAGCGGGGCACGTTCATGAAGTTGATGGGCGTCGCATGGAGGATCGTggagttaatatatatatcaatcacCACAGGAAACTATAATCTAATTAGAAATATGTCCTAATCAATAATGGATTAGGTTGTTGTCTTTTATACATGGCTGGATTTGAACACTGCTAATCTAGTGTCTGTCACATCGTTGCCCATCTCAAGCTGGACCAGGTTGCTTCAAATCCAATCAATGCTCTCTGTCCTGACAACAGGAAATGATGACGTTCTGTTCTGGCGAGGACCTTTTTTAATGTTCAAGACGTTATTTTCCACAAGTTCAGATTTTGTACTAAAAATGTTGGGAGAAAAGTTTGACAATGACCCAAGTCTTGAAGAGAGCAAGTATACAGTACTTAGCATCGATTGTTGCAATACAAGACACTGAGATCAACGCATGTCTTGAAGAGAGCGAGCATGCAGCTCTTAATTTCTCGAAAATTGGGTCACTGTTGACATTAATTGTTTCTCGTGAAAACAAAGACACTGAAGATCACAAGTTTTTGTCCAAGAGTTTGCTGATCATAGAGAGAAAAGCTGGGGGAAAAAGGGAAAACTTTCGGGTGAATCATCACCGCATTTATTTTCTTGTGCCAAATACAACCCCGCTCAGTACAGCCAACACTTCATCTCAGCAACAATCTTACCTCACTAGACTAACTCCCCCAGCCACACTACAGTTGCTCAAAGAGAGATGTCCCTTCGCTGCAGTGTGCTGGGGGCTACAGTCTCAAAGACTATCTATAACATGAGCACGATTagaaaatacctttaaaacaaGAGTCTAATCTAACAAGTTTAAGATCTCCGACAATAAAgtccagcagcagcagcattcaCTGGGAAAAATCAGCAACTGTAACATTCactgggaaaaaataaaatgcaagcgACTCACAAGCACAGCCAGAAAACACGAGAAACAGCAAATAAAGAAATGCTACCAAACATTTCCAAAGTTCACTTCAAGATCAGTCCACTATTAAGTAGCCTCTGCATAAGCAGTCTCAAGGTGGGCTTGTTCAGCTTCCTGCACCTCCTTCTCTGTCTTCCTTCCTTTCTTGGATTTGTAGTACACGCTCATGAAGGTTCCCACAGCTCCATATTTCTTCCTGCAGTGTTCATAGAGGTCACCATCAAACATCCTCCAGAATTTCTTCTCACTTAGCTCGGACACTGCATACTGTGGCTGGAAGCCACGGTTTTCTATCAACCAGTCCTCCATTCTACGAACAGCGTCTGCACCATCAAACACCTCACCCCTCAACACAGGTCCAGGCGAATAATACACCCCGACATCAGTGTACATCTGAGCATAGGATGTATCTCCCTGTTTGTGCTGATGCTCGAATCCTGGCTCTGGATACACCATAGTTTTCACAGGGAGCTTGAACAACCTGTGCGGACAGAGCCAAAGGGGGTATACCTGGAAAATGAATAATAGTCAGGTCAGAATCTAGAAACTTAATCCTTAGTCAGGTAACGCAATTTTCTGCAATGCAAACACCTACTAGTGTCATGTGATCTCAGATATTTTCCTTACTCAGAGCCCACCCTGAGTTCCTGACTAAAGATGTGATTAGACACGGTTGATCTAAATTTCCACTCAAACCAACCATACGACTAGAATTTTAACTTTCAATGATAAACAACGATGGGAAGTAAAATtgtccaaaaaataaaagaagaagaagaaaatagaaaaggaaaaaagatttgAGTGGGACCAGGTTACCTCCATCTCTTGGTGGACCCATTCAAGGGCATCCCCAACCTTGTAAAGAGGAACAAGCATGTCCTGAATGACATGCATCTCATGGTAATAGTTTCGGATTGCTTCACCTTGAGTGGCCTTGAGAAGAGAAACCTTTGGAGGCATCATCCAGCCTAAGAGAAATCTAAACCACCATTGATCAGCGAATGGAAGTATAAGCTTCCCCTCCCAGTACAAACACCTTGTGTGCCTGTGATAATATTCTCTGGTTGGAATGTACTCCACAAACTCTCCTTTCTTTAGGGCTGTCTGCGCATGCTGATAGAACCACGGTTTAAACCACCAACCAACATTGTTAATCACATTTCCCTTCTTCTTGGCCTCTTCTTTGGAGGCATATCTCCCTGTCATCATCACACCTTCGGTTGAGTTATAAATCATAGTCTCCACAAAGTCTGGAACCTTCTCTGGGTTATCCTGATCTCCATCTCTGGGTGCAAAAGAGTCCATATAGGCCTGCGCAAGTTCTTTCAGATTACCCACTACAGGTTTGTAGGTCAGCCTCATGTATTCCTTAATAGGAATAAGCTTGATCTCAGCAGAGACAAGAAGCCCAAGTGTTCCCTGGGACCAGGGGATGGCATAGAAAAGATCAGAGTATTCATTGTCCTTGGTAGCTCTAACAACCTGACCATCTGCCAAAACAATCTCATATGCCACAACAGTGTCAGAGAACAAGCCATAGATATGAGAGCTTCCTTCAATCCCATAACCATTAATGAGCCCACCAACAGTGAGGTCATCAAGTTCTGCAACGACTGCAAGAGAAAGATTCATTGGGACACTTGCCCTGCTGATCTGACCCATATTTACAAGAGGCTCAACTCTAGCAATCATTCTCTCCTTATCAATTTCAAGGATATTACGAAAAGCTGATAAATCAACTTCGAAGTGCCGAGCCCGTTTGTAGTCAACATTTCGCATTCCAACAGCAATCCAGGGTTTACGAGCAGTGCAGACAAGACCATCCTTTGACGGATTCCTCTCTTTAAGACGTTTCAcaacttttttaacattttcatcatGTTCCTTTTGACGCTGTTTGTAGGACTTCATCTCTGATTTGACATCCCCGAGATAAGTGAGAAAGTAAAGGGTGAAGGAGATTGGGAGAACGACGAAAATAACTAAAATCCATCGGAACTGCACAAAATAGTCTACCCACACCTTCTTCCTCTTCGGGCGCAAGGGGGCCTCAAGATCGGGCATTGTGCTTCAGGAAGATGATTTTCACTGCACAAAACGTGTCAAACTATAAGCATATAGAATTGCTTAAATTCAGCATCAGGCTCGAGATTAAATCGATATAAATCGAGATCACTACGGATTCTGTGATATAAGAATAGGCAACAAAAAAGAGTTCCAAGGTTCAATAAATtctgaaacaaaaaaagttcCAAGGTTCAGTAATTTCTGCATTCCACTTAATTATgaaatttggaaaataaattaatgatatacgatgcatcaacatcaacatcaaataCTTCCATGGGCTACAAATCAGTAAAGCTAGAGCAATGGCATCCACCATGTTTAATAATCTGAAGAttataactaaaatataaatacttgtATGTTCAACACTTGTGATTAGGTGAAATAAAGAGTCCAACTTTAATACTCCATTGAATGATGCTGAAACTAAGAGTGCTTCTTTGCAGAAGAAGACAGGGGGGAAAGGTATCAAGATCAGGAATAATTAGAAGGTTATCAGCTGTTGGTGCAGAGAAATAAACTATTGATAAATAGCCAAGTGGAAATCCACGTTTCAAAATCTTGATGGAACGAAGGGCCAAATGCTTCATATAGATGAATCAAAACCTGAAAGAATCTAGTTTTTCAACCTGCCAATTGAAGGAAACTAACAAGTTCTGATATGTACTACATGCAAGTTAGAAGATAACTAATTTAATCCAGAGGTTGACGACTTGGAAAAGGTCATGAAATATAAATCATCCATTTGCATAGGGAAAGCAACTTACAAGGCAATTTAGTCaaacaatgtttttcttttccatccaagaaaaaaatccatgatCAATCAAAAAGTaagaacagaagaaaaaaaaagtatttaatgaGGAATTCAGGAACCTTTAACTGCAACTTTTACAACTGACACAATGCGTGCATTTGTCAAAGCTGTTGcactggaaaaataaaaagcaaagggTTTTTGACTTCAGCAATAGGATGAATCTGAAACCAATCAGGTCTGTCCCAAAATCACAGTTGTTTAGGGACAATTGCATCTCTTAACAAAAGCATGTGAACTTTTTGATGCATATATGGACTAGAAAATGTTCATCACAGAAAGTTATATTACCAAAAGTTTAAAAACACTATACAACACAGCAGTAGCTGACAACAAGGTCAATAGAAGCATCATGAACAAAAATAGCTAGTTTCCTAACGTACCACTACCATTGATTTTGCATCCGAAATGTAAAGCACATAGCCTAAGTGTTCAGCTACAGAAATaagtaaattaaattagtaAGAACTAAGGTCACCAAAAGCTTAAACACCAGCAGAACATGAGTCAGTAGGAAGCCACAAAGATTTCCATTATGAAACTCCAGCAGGTTCAAAGTGTGAACAAAAAGTGCCAAAGTCTAACCAAGATAACTAAAAAAGTATGCTCTGGGTCTGCAGCATATGCCAATCTCTCCTCCATCAGAACAATCAGCCCTTATAAAATTAACTGAGTTTTCAACGAATACTTGGCAGAATATGCTGAAAAGCACATGCTAGCtttgaacatgaaaaaaaaagatttaacacacaaaagaaaaaacacaggaGTAGCAGTCATTTAATTTGGCACAAATAGCTACTTTAGAACCATAAAAGTTACTTCTACATAACTAAAATATTACGTTGAATAAAGACTCCCAGAAAAACTATCAATACTGCACAATGCTTACAGTGCAAGCACGCACATGAACCTGTCTTTACTAAGCCCTAGACAAAGTAGAATCTCAAACTAAGAATAACAGCCAACATTAAGATCCAATACCGATGTTGCTTTGTTTAGTCGCCCAGTAAACTAAAGGGAACAGCAAGAAAGCGGCAAAATTGAGTtcgaattaaaaataaaagtcaacatTTCAGAGAAGGTCTCATGCCATTGTCCCCAAGGAAGAAAGCTCAAACCGCAACATATAGGTCAACTAAAAAAGATTCCTCATTTTTTCCCCAATAGCCACACACACATGGTTAACAAATTTGGAAAGAAACGAAACTATGAGAGGCTAAGAAATTTGCTGACCAAAAGAGGTAACATAAATCCTGCATGCAAAATAGACATTgctgattattattttatatttacattgCATTTCCTCGCTAATTAATGCGATTTGCTTAACATTCAAAACCTCACGTGCCTCCAATCCCTCTTAAAGCAGAAGGGGCAACACTGTTGAAAGTTAAAAACACCAAATCTAGAAGATCTAAAGGAACATCTAAGACTACTTAATTAGGGGTGAGCAAACGGTATATTCGGTTCGAACCTAACAGTGCTCACCCTATGCATGAGACTACATGCCATTTGCTTACTGAAAGCCCCAAAAGGCACAGTTCTTTTAGGAAATCAAGATCTTTTTGACAGGATCAgattaaacaaacaaacaaaacggaaagaaatattgaattgaaatgGAAATCTTGCACTTCAAAAACACCGTTGAGTGTCAGATCCACTATCTATGAGGGCGAGTTCAACTCTGATTGTGAATTCCATCGAGCAAAATGAGGACATGATACATTAGGCACTTCCTGAAAACctgattttctgaaaatgacTACACTAAAGAAAGGCACCTCCACGACTAAAAGAGAGGCCTGGTACCTAAGGTTCGCAGTTTTTACCTGAAACTAACCGGAGCACTTAACTAACAGGAAATGCAACGtgcaaaaaaaaccagagatcAGATCTACTACTAAAAACCctcaaaataaagaagaagattgaGTGGGGGGGGGCTGTCTAGAAGGTTCAAATTTACTTCATTTTCTCTGCAGCCAAACAGAGATTTAACACACCTCACATGGATTACGCTCACCAGAAACCAAAATACTTCCCAGTAATTTTGTTTcagtgaaaagaaaaggaaaaggtcgCTTTTAACACATCACAACAAATCCATTATATCTCACTTTCCACTGAATTCCATCATATTTCTAAgcaaccacacaaaaaaaaaaacactgaaaagGTAGCAAGAACCGAAAGACTTGGACAGTTTAGatagagaaaattgaaaaactaccTGAAACACAGGAAGCTCGAAATGGGCAGATGGGAACCGGATTTTAAACCTAGAAGCTCATGTGATAAATATAGAGACTGAAATAGCTGTGGTGAGCAAAAAGAGGGTGAtgttttctttaagaaaataccaaaaacaataatatatatatatatatatagagagagagagaagagagagagagagagagagagagagtagaaactagaaacaaagaaaatgaagatatcGAAGTCGGATCACAAAAACACCCCAATGAGATTCGCTGTCTTTCACGTTGGACTCACTCGGACGGATTCACCATGTGATGACAGTGACAGATAATTTTTGTCGGTTTTTTTCAACACAAATATGCATAATGAGCACATCACCCACAGAAtctgttattttaaaaaacaagttgacaTGATTGATGCCAAAGCAATAAAGTCTAAAagcataaatttatataaaatataagctTTTTAATTCTGTTTGGTAGTgggtcaaatcatattttttaaaagaattaatttttttttggtatttaaaaaaatttaatattctattatcaaaaataatttcttaaaaaaatatttaaaaaacaatttttatcataatttgttACACCTACTGTACATCATGTTAACCAACAGGTTTTAAATGTGAACCGTTATGCTATTATCCAGATGCTTAAATAAATCTCTGTGATTTTGTTAGATTTCAAACCTTCGAAGTTTGAATTGACAGAGGAAAAACCATGAAATATATTGTGGGCGAAAAGATTCTAAATTTACAGCAAATCTTAGTTAAAATGgcgttttttaaaaagaatgatatcaaacatgaaaaataaaataaaatgagattcATTTATGAATTTCACTAATCCAACAATTTAagtgaattatttaatttttttattatatattattttaataaaaaaatcttaaaaacaataattaccaTAATTACAAACGTCCAAGTAAAAATTTGTGGAAACGGGTTGGCCAAGAAACACTAATGATGTAGTTTTCGGATTTTAAAGGTCTCCAGGTAAGAAATTTCGCTTGTAAATTctgcataaaaatatttttttataaaataaatggtttatttattaaaaaaatagatgcaaacatagcaaaaaaatatatatattttttaacttgagatttttttttactcatgtctatctattttttaaaaagtaaatcataaaaattaattaataggaCGGGATTGGTTATATAGTCCTCCTGTTACTGTATGCGCCTGAACAGTAGGATTAAGTTAATGGTTGACGCTGACAAGacaaaaatgtgaaaaatatgTCTAGTGTTTACCATAAAAATTCCTATAGCTGGTAAAGTTCCTCCTCCGTGATTTGGGAGACGACATTGTgccaattattattataattattataacaaaagctTAATAATTTAGGAAAATACTATAGCTTTCCCACGGTTAATTGctatattgtttatatatatatatatatatgattttttaattattataattttttaaaaaattatttttacactgtaacttttcttataaaatactataaattgTTACAGTATTTTccaacatgaatttttttaacatatagttttttttatgatttttttcaaaattatttttacactgtaactttcctcataaaacattatagattgctacagtatttctccatttagttttttttaacatatgatttttttattttgtttttta is a window of Populus nigra chromosome 10, ddPopNigr1.1, whole genome shotgun sequence DNA encoding:
- the LOC133705006 gene encoding delta(24)-sterol reductase-like — protein: MPDLEAPLRPKRKKVWVDYFVQFRWILVIFVVLPISFTLYFLTYLGDVKSEMKSYKQRQKEHDENVKKVVKRLKERNPSKDGLVCTARKPWIAVGMRNVDYKRARHFEVDLSAFRNILEIDKERMIARVEPLVNMGQISRASVPMNLSLAVVAELDDLTVGGLINGYGIEGSSHIYGLFSDTVVAYEIVLADGQVVRATKDNEYSDLFYAIPWSQGTLGLLVSAEIKLIPIKEYMRLTYKPVVGNLKELAQAYMDSFAPRDGDQDNPEKVPDFVETMIYNSTEGVMMTGRYASKEEAKKKGNVINNVGWWFKPWFYQHAQTALKKGEFVEYIPTREYYHRHTRCLYWEGKLILPFADQWWFRFLLGWMMPPKVSLLKATQGEAIRNYYHEMHVIQDMLVPLYKVGDALEWVHQEMEVYPLWLCPHRLFKLPVKTMVYPEPGFEHQHKQGDTSYAQMYTDVGVYYSPGPVLRGEVFDGADAVRRMEDWLIENRGFQPQYAVSELSEKKFWRMFDGDLYEHCRKKYGAVGTFMSVYYKSKKGRKTEKEVQEAEQAHLETAYAEAT